The following proteins are encoded in a genomic region of Plasmodium chabaudi chabaudi strain AS genome assembly, chromosome: 1:
- a CDS encoding palmitoyltransferase DHHC2, putative, protein MTHKYMQISHGQPEKKRGGSIFIFIVFFILSFIYIGYTGIVLRSWFIPYRSGSLTIAIAFHIFFFLFLLSFIKCASTDPGKVPRNWGFYVGDDVKRRRYCKICNVWKPDRTHHCSACNRCVLNMDHHCPWINNCVGFYNRRFFMQLLFYGLICLFMVATQTFHYIFIDNINAYMDTGFQENNSFVALEYTYASIVLFLTFVLIFALVPFTKFHLKLISKNSTTIENMDIYHQDYNIYNVGCEDNAKQVFGNNILCWMCPCQCISNRPAGDGVRWRVSISQGTNI, encoded by the exons atgacacATAAGTATATGCAGATATCACACGGGCAACCAGAAAAGAAAAGAGGTGGTTcgatattcatatttattgtcttttttatattat catttatatacattggATATACAGGAATCGTTTTGCGATCATGGTTTATTCCATATAGAAGTGGCTCATTGACAATAGCCATTGCTTTccatatctttttttttttatttttactaagttttataaaa TGTGCATCAACGGATCCAGGAAAAGTTCCAAGAAATTGGGGGTTTTATGTTGGTGATGATGTAAAGAGAAGAAGATATTGTAAAATTTGCAATGTATGGAAACCAGATAGAACACATCACTGTTCGGCTTGTAATAGATGTGTATTAAATATGGATCATCATTGTCCATGGATAAATAATTGTGTTGGATTTTACAACAGAAGATTTTTTATGCAGTTATTGTTTTACggtttaatttgtttatttatggTTGCTACTCAGACTTtccattatatatttatagataatattaatgcatatatggaTACCGGATTTcaagaaaataattcttttGTAGCTCTTGAATATACCTATGCCTCCATCGTTCTATTTTTAacttttgttttaatttttgctTTAGTCccatttacaaaatttcatttaaaacttatttcaaaaaattcgACAACCATTgaaaatatggatatatatcatcaagactataatatttataatgtaGGATGTGAAGATAATGCAAAACAG GTCTTTGGAAATAACATTTTATGCTGGATGTGCCCATGCCAATGCATTTCAAACAGACCAGCAGGCGATGGAGTTCGTTGGAGAGTCAGCATATCACAAGGAACTAACATTTGA